The Papio anubis isolate 15944 chromosome 1, Panubis1.0, whole genome shotgun sequence genome window below encodes:
- the PERM1 gene encoding PGC-1 and ERR-induced regulator in muscle protein 1 has translation MENFQYSVQLSDQDWAEFSATADECGLLQAGLASGDEPLSSDIDQGDSSGSSPPRPPPLPTGQTAAGGRSWRGCEGEDVATQQLVSRSLCEPVLALGTGQQTPSTSTRAEAPPSLGPGASPPGQCSSCPGPASSGDQMQRLLQGPAPRPPGEPPRSPKSPGHSTGSQRPPDSPGGPPRSPSRKKRRAVGAKGGGHAGASTSAWTGSPLLPAASPETAKLTAKARQEELGPGPTGAPEPGPDLGLSTPVPVTEQGTDQIRTPPRAELHTGSTPAQEAHPDVSWAKSDLAVSTPASEPQPDTAVSTLTSEPQSSVALSTPVSTLQPDMDTVVSTPASEHGLDMALPTAGPVAKLEVASSPPVSEAVPRVTKSSRLVSTPVPTADAAGPAWSPTRRAGPDVETEVVVSAPSAGAPGYRSGEPTLGLTQIPKKKKVRFSVAGPGPNKPGPGEASGLAPSATARPSAPRTATGGHGGPGAWDAVAVGPRPHQPRILKHLPRPPPSAVMRARPGRSFAVTLPEAYEFFFCDTIEEDGDAEAAAAGQDPAGIQWPDMCEFFFQDTGAQRPRQRGSPAPLPRADPIPAPVPGDPVPISIPEVYEHFFGDDRLEGVLGPAVLPQLQAPEPPRSAFQGAGPGTPLKPATVERLHLALRRAAELRGPVPSFAFSQNDMCLVFVALATWAVRTSDLHTPDAWKTVLLANIGTISAIRYFRRQVGQERHSPSS, from the exons ATGGAAAATTTCCAGTACAGCGTCCAGCTGAGTGACCAGGACTGGGCTGAGTTCTCAGCCACCGCCGATGAGTGTGGCCTCCTGCAGGCTGGCCTGGCCTCTGGGGACGAGCCCTTGTCCAGTGACATTGACCAAGGGGACAGCAGTGGCAGCAGTCCCCCCAGGCCCCCGCCTCTCCCAACTGGGCAGACAGCTGCAGGAGGGCGGAGCTGGCGGGGCTGCGAGGGGGAGGACGTGGCCACACAGCAGCTGGTCAGCAGGTCTCTGTGTGAGCCTGTCTTGGCCCTGGGGACCGGTCAGCAGACACCCAGCACGTCCACACGGGCAGAGGCTCCACCGTCCCTCGGCCCCGGCGCCAGCCCTCCCGGCCAGTGCTCATCCTGCCCTGGTCCGGCGTCTTCTGGAGACCAGATGCAGAGGCTTCTGCAGGGCCCTGCCCCACGGCCCCCTGGTGAGCCCCCTCGGAGTCCCAAGTCCCCTGGCCACAGCACTGGCTCCCAGAGGCCCCCCGATAGCCCTGGAGGCCCACCACGGAGCCCCAGCCGGAAGAAGAGGCGAGCTGTGGGTGCCAAGGGGGGTGGGCACGCAGGGGCCTCTACCTCTGCCTGGACGGGCTCCCCGCTGCTCCCCGCGGCCAGTCCTGAGACGGCAAAGCTGACGGCCAAagccaggcaggaggagctggggccAGGCCCTACAGGAGCTCCTGAGCCAGGGCCAGATTTGGGCCTATCTACACCCGTCCCTGTGACTGAGCAAGGCACAGACCAGATCAGAACCCCTCCCCGAGCTGAGCTGCACACGGGGTCCACACCTGCCCAGGAAGCCCACCCAGATGTCTCATGGGCTAAGTCAGACCTGGCTGTGTCCACACCTGCCTCTGAGCCACAACCTGACACGGCTGTGTCCACACTGACTTCTGAGCCTCAGTCCAGTGTGGCCCTGTCTACACCCGTCTCCACGCTGCAACCTGACATGGACACGGTTGTGTCCACACCTGCCTCCGAGCATGGCCTGGACATGGCCTTGCCGACAGCAGGCCCAGTGGCTAAGCTAGAGGTGGCTTCATCTCCACCTGTCTCAGAGGCTGTGCCGAGGGTGACCAAGTCCAGCAGGCTTGTGTCTACCCCTGTTCCCACAGCTGATGCCGCTGGCCCCGCCTGGTCTCCCACCCGCAGAGCTGGGCCTGATGTGGAGACAGAGGTGGTTGTGTCTGCGCCCTCAGCAGGGGCCCCTGGATACCGCTCTGGGGAGCCcacactgggtctcacccaaatCCCCAAGAAGAAGAAAGTGCGCTTCTCCGTGGCTGGGCCCGGCCCCAACAAGCCAGGCCCAGGAGAGGCCTCAGGCCTAGCCCCATCGGCCACAGCCAGGCCCTCAGCTCCCCGGACAGCAACTGGGGGCCACGGGGGGCCCGGAGCCTGGGATGCTGTGGCCGTCGGTCCCCGGCCCCACCAGCCTCGGATCCTCAAGCACCTGCCTCGCCCCCCTCCCTCTGCCGTGATGAGGGCCCGGCCCGGGCGCAGCTTTGCCGTGACCCTCCCGGAGGCCTACGAGTTCTTCTTCTGTGACACCATCGAGGAGGACGGGGATGCTGAGGCGGCAGCAGCCGGTCAGGATCCGGCAGGCATCCAGTGGCCGGACATGTGCGAATTCTTCTTCCAAGACACTGGAGCCCAGAGGCCAAGGCAGCGGGGGTCCCCGGCGCCACTCCCAAGAGCTGATCCTATACCGGCCCCCGTACCTGGAGACCCTGTGCCCATCTCCATCCCTGAGGTCTATGAACACTTCTTcggggatgacaggcttgagggCGTGCTAGGGCCGGCTGTCCTGCCCCAGCTGCAGGCCCCGGAGCCTCCCAGATCGGCCTTCCAGGGCGCGGGGCCGGGGACCCCCCTCAAGCCAGCCACAGTAGAGCGGCTCCACCTGGCTCTTAGGCGGGCAG CGGAGCTCCGGGGGCCTGTCCCGTCATTTGCCTTCAGCCAGAATGACATGTGCCTGGTGTTTGTAGCCCTTGCCACCTGGGCTGTGAGGACATCAGATCTGCACACCCCAGACGCTTGGAAAACAG TCTTGCTGGCCAACATCGGCACCATCTCTGCCATCCGCTACTTCCGCCGGCAGGTGGGGCAAGAGCGCCACAGCCCCAGCTCCTAG
- the PLEKHN1 gene encoding LOW QUALITY PROTEIN: pleckstrin homology domain-containing family N member 1 (The sequence of the model RefSeq protein was modified relative to this genomic sequence to represent the inferred CDS: deleted 1 base in 1 codon): protein MGNSHCVPQAPRRLRASFSRKPSLKGNREDGARMPAGLLGPEAARSGDAAANKLFHYIPGTDILDLQNQRGNLEQPFLSVFKKARRRVPVRNLGKVVHYAKVQLQFQHSQDVSDCYLELFPAHLYFQAHGSEGLTFQGLLPLTELSVCLVEGSREHAFQITGVWDAPRAPRGTRDPGLGEGPALWLWGMCVYVCALSAPPAGPLPAPLLVLCPSRAELDRWLYHLEKQTALLGGLQHCHSAPPQGSCGDELPWTLQRRLTRLRTASGHEPGGSAVCASRVKLQHLPAQEQWDRLLVLYPTSLAIFSEELDELCFKGELPLRAVHVNLEEKEKQIHSFLIEGPLINTIRVVCASYEDYSHWLLCLRAVTHREGAPPLPGAKSFPGLQVTGSSRGSLSSGGRTSWDSGCLVPPSTRTSHSLPESSVPSTVGCSSQHTPDQANSDRTSIGRRRTELRRSSSRSPRSKARAEGRGPATPLHLDLTQLNRLSLENSPDAPDHASETSHSPLYADPYTPPATSHRRVTDVRGLKEFLSAMQSSPGPVPLSPLPLVPVSVPASDPGSSSSGPSGPHLLSKKGVLQSRASQRHRGSAKDGGPQPPDSPQLVSSAREGLPESRLPLTDGWSSRRSQGPGYDHLWDETLSSSHRKCPQLGGPEASAGLVQWI from the exons GACATCCTGGACCTGCAGAACCAGCGAGGAAACCTCGAGCAGCCGTTCCTGAGTGTGTTCAAGAAGGCGCGGCGGAGGGTGCCTGTGAGGAACCTGGGAAAGGTTGTACATTACGCCAAGGTCCAGCTGCAGTTCCAGCACAGCCAG GATGTCAGCGACTGCTACCTGGAGCTGTTCCCCGCCCACCTGTACTTCCAGGCCCACGGCTCGGAAGGACTCACCTTTCAG GGGCTGTTACCACTGACGGAGCTGAGCGTCTGCCTGGTGGAGGGGTCCCGAGAGCACGCCTTCCAGATCACAGGTGTTTGGGATGCTCCCCGGGCCCCCAGAGGCACTCGTGACCCAGGACTTGGAGAGGGGCCTGCCCTGTGG CTGtggggcatgtgtgtgtatgtgtgtgccctCTCTGCCCCGCCCGCAGGCCCGCTGCCCGCACCCCTCCTGGTGCTCTGCCCCAGCCGGGCCGAGCTGGACCGCTGGCTTTACCACCTGGAGAAGCAGACGGCCCTCCTTGGGGGGCTGCAACACTGCCACTCGGCACCGCCACAG GGGTCCTGTGGAGACGAGCTCCCCTGGACTCTGCAACGCCGCCTAACCCGGTTGCGGACGGCGTCAGGGCACGAACCCGGCGGCAGCGCTGTCTGTGCCTCAAGGGTCAAGCTGCAGCACCTGCCCGCACAG GAGCAGTGGGACCGGCTCTTGGTCCTGTACCCGACGTCCCTGGCCATTTTCTCCGAGGAGCTGGACGAGCTTTGCTTCAAG GGGGAGCTCCCACTCCGTGCGGTCCACGTCAAcctggaggagaaggagaagcagatcCACTCCTTCCTGATCGAAG GCCCCCTCATCAACACCATCCGCGTGGTGTGCGCCAGCTACGAGGACTACAGCCACTGGCTGCTGTGCCTTCGTGCCGTCACCCACAGGGAGGGGGCCCCGCCGCTGCCTGGCGCCAAGAGCTTCCCAGGGCTGCAG GTTACGGGCAGCAGCCGAGGCTCACTGTCCTCAGGCGGACGGACCAGCTGGGACTCGGGGTGCCTGGTGCCCCCCTCCACACGCACCAGCCACTCCTTGCCTGAGTCCTCAGTGCCATCCACTGTGGGCTGCTCCTCCCAGCACACACCG GACCAGGCCAACTCTGACCGCACCAGCATTGGCCGACGGAGGACTGAGCTGAGACGTAGCAGCAGCCGGTCACCCAGGAGCAAGGCCCGGGCAGAGGGCCGCGGCCCTGCCACCCCACTGCACCTGGACCTGACCCAG CTGAACAGGCTGAGCCTGGAGAACAGCCCAGACGCCCCTGACCACGCTTCGGAAACTTCACACTCACCCCTCTATGCTGACCCCTACACGCCCCCCGCCACCTCCCACCGCAGGGTCACCGATGTCCGGGGCCTGAAGGAG TTCCTCAGTGCCATGCAGAGCTCACCTGGACCTGTGCCCTTGAGCCCACTGCCCTTGGTGCCTGTGTCTGTGCCTGCCTCTGACCCCGGCTCCAGCTCCTCTGGCCCCTCGGGCCCCCACTTGCTCTCCAAGAAGGGAGTCCTGCAGTCCAGAGCCTCTCAGAGACACCGGGGCTCAGCCAAGGACGGGGGGCCGCAGCCCCCAGACTCCCCTCAGCTT GTCTCCTCTGCCAGGGAAGGTTTGCCTGAATCCCGGCTGCCTCTGACAG ATGGCTGGTCCTCCAGGAGGAGCCAGGGCCCCGGCTACGACCACCTCTGGGACGAGACTTTGTCTTCCTCCCACCGGAAGTGCCCCCAGCTTGGAGGGCCTGAGGCCAGTGCGGGTCTGGTGCAGTGGATCTGA